A stretch of DNA from Manihot esculenta cultivar AM560-2 chromosome 7, M.esculenta_v8, whole genome shotgun sequence:
tgaattaattattttggatAAAATGAGAAGTGGATTCAAAAATTTAGTTCagactatttaatttattttttttatattcattcttttaatttattatattttttaaaagaaaataattaaattaaatgtttcaagggaaaataattaaaaaaataaccatGAAGTTAGAGATTAATTTTTGtcaactttttttttccatGGAATAATTAAGTCACTGTCACCATTTTGACCCAGTAGTATAAGTGCTTTGATACTCAAAACGAGATAAAACATGACAGGAAGAAAAGAAGACAAAGGGAaagaagaaaattttgaaatgttgACCTTTTCTCACATGAGAATACTTGGTGGATAactaaaaagattttttttaaccGATTTCGATAACCGCACAGTCAATTGACCTAGTACCACGAGCTGAAGGTCATCTGTTGCTTGGTGGAGCAGGCAAAATGGCTGGTAAGAGCGAGGAAGCTCGGATCAGAGACATCAAATGTCCCACCAAACATCTTCTCGCACAGTATCTTGGCCACAGAGGCCACCGTGGACCCAGGAATCACTTCAGCAGTGTTGAGGAGCTCGCTGTCGGGGACTGAAGACAACTACCCTACAACTTGCTTTCCCTTATCGGCAGGAGGGGGAAGAATAGCCTCTGGAGGCCTAGCCACGCATGCCTTCTTGGAGGCCTAGCCCTCTGGAGGGACCTCGGAAGATTGGGCTCGCTTGCCAGTGGCACCACCGATTACAATAGCGCCAGCGCCAGCGGCCTGCTTAGATCGTGTTGCAGAAGGAGCAACCTCGGTCCCCCCTTTAGAACCACTTTCTGTGGACTCATCAATGGTGATAGGCTCCCGAAAAGCTGGAGTAGAGGTCGGCTTAAGCCTCAAGAGCCGCAGGACACTTAGAAGAGCCTGGAGTCCTGCCTTGAGTAGAGGCCTTAGAGGTTTCCGAATGAGAGCCCTTGGACGCAGGCACCAGCGCCCAGGAAGAAGCAGGGGCAGGGGCAGCAGTCCGACCAGCCACGGGAGGGGGGAGATAACATGAAAAACCTTCCAGGTCACATCCACCACTGATCGGCCAGCCTAGAAGGCCTCCAGGGTGGCCTTCATGTTCTCCCGGGACATTGTGAAATTCTTGGGAGGCTTAATCTTCTCCATCGGCACTGAAGAGGTtgaaaaagcaaaaataactcGAGTCAGAGAtaaacaaaaggaaaaagaaaaaggcagAAGAAAAAGCAGAGCATTAATAAACAAATACTAGCTTCCTAGCAGTCCCGAAGAATGGACACAAACATGCACTTATCGACATTATACTTCCGCAAGACAGAGGTCAGTCGAAGAAGGCAGATGTGGTCCACCACGGGTGGCCGAGGAAGGTCGTTACAACTTGGAAGGACATCCATCCAGGAGAGATCCACATCCCAGGTTATCCCAAAGCCTTCCTTTAGCTCTACCACCACGAAACCTTCAACCCAGCCCTTAATAGAGTCCTTGTACCCCGAGAAGATAGACAACCCTCCTCGaggagcaaaataataaaatctctgGCTAGCCTGGACCAGACAGAaaaaagtagaaaataaaatagcaGAAAGGGTAAAATCCCAGCATAAGCTAATGGATTCAAAAGAACACATGAAAAGAATGGAGTTGGGTAAGAGCATAGGAGGAGTTACTCTGAAATAACGGAAAACCTCaataaaaaaaggagaaaaaagaaaGGTCAAAGCAAAATCGCATTACTTGACATAGAAGACCAAGCTGCGATCCCGCTGGGGTCAATCAAACCCGCGGCGGAGGAATGGAAAAAACGATCCTCTCATTGCGGAAGGGAGCCTTAATACTGTAAATGGAGGTATCTAGATAATcgcgagaaaaaaaaaattggtaaAGGAGGCAGCGGTGATGGTGGACCTAAAATTTACGACTTTAGGGAGTCTAAGGGCAGCCATTTAGGAAGTAGAAGACGTAACTTGAAGAGTTTTGCAGAAGGTGAGAGAGACAGAGAATAGGAAACATACCGAGAAGAAGAGTCTGGAGAAAGATGgaggatttgaatttgaaaagagTAAAGGTAAAGAATGAACCTTTTTGACAGAAGCCTCTAAAGGGCCACGCAGTCATAATGGGGACCTGGGGATTTACTCCCTCATTAAACATGAAATAAttactgaggaggtaaagggacACTTGATGACCGGCGGACTTCTGAAACCTGGGCTGAGGTCGGGtcctagagaaaaaaaaaagctcaaAGCCCAATAGACCCTACTGCACAGGCCGACCCATCGTCGCGCCAACTAGCCCGTGACTAAAGCAAGCCAGATTAACCCTAAGCCTGGATCCATCAGAGGAAGAACCTAGCCCAGTAACGTAATGGGTGGTAGGAGAGCAGGTCCAACTATCTCGCAGCCCTACAAGCATGCGTGCCGAAGAGGAATCAAATGGCCGTCTGACAGAGATGGATATGCTAGTACGTCCGTAAATACAGATCTGAATGACAGGTACAGGTGATGAGTGACAATTCTGCGTCactaaagaataagaaaaaagggAATAAATGAGGAAGATGTAATCTTTTCAGACTAAGTTTAGACACACTTCATAAACTCTATTTTCTCTGAATTTTAGACATCAAAGGTAATAGTaagatttattatatttttttaaaagaaaataattaaactcaatgtttcaagaaaaaaataattaaaaaaataaccatGAACTTGagattattttttgtaatttttttttcatgaaataaTTAAGTCACAGTCACCATTCTGACTTAGTCGTATGagtaaaacgagataaaacatgagaggaagaaaagaagacaaagagaaagaagaaaattttgaaatgttgACCTTTTCTCACATGagaatactttttttttctcctttaaatttttgaaattttgtattattattattattatatattttttaatttttaataattaaattatatatttttaatttttaataattaaaattgaaaattaatttttttttaatctgaacaatctttaaattaatatcttttgttactataatttttatacGCTGATTAatctcaataataataatattccaTAATAAATTGTTTCTGGTCACTtattatatacttttaaaaCGTGAAATTCGGTTCCCATTTTCCCTTTAAAACGGTCTGATTTGGCCGTTAATCTGCAGTTTTATTAGAAAACTTTCTTCTAAATTCTCTGAAACAAAGCAAAGTCTTAACCATCTGATTATCTATGAAGACATTTCCATTTCTTTTGTTAATATTTCTGTTAACAGGAGAATACGTTTGTGGCGGAGTTGCTCAGTTGGCGCAATGCAATGCAGCTGATAGAGAAGCTCTTCTTGACTTCAAAATGGGTCTCAATGATTCTTGGAACGGCCTCTCGTCATGGCAAGGAACCAATTGCTGTCAGTGGTCGGGAATTTCTTGTGATAACACTACTGGTGTTGTCCTCTCTGTTGATATCACACCTTCATCGGGTTACAGATTGAGTGGACAGATCAGACCTTCACTGGCAGAACTCAAGTTCTTGAAACATCTGGACTTAAGTTCGAATGATTTCAATGGGACACTTCCTACTTTCCTTGGAAATATGACATCTCTCTTGTATCTTGATTTATCCAGAAATGATTTCAAAGGTGAGATTCCAAATTCGTTGGGCCAACTCAAAAATCTTACCCATCTCTCTTTGTGTTATAACTCACTTCAAGGTCTTATCCCTGCTTTCACTGGAAATTTACAGCAATTAGCTTTTCTTGAACTCAATTCAAATAAGCTGAATGGTACTCTCCCAGATAGCTTAGGACAGCTCTCTGAGTTGATTCATCTTGATGTTTCTTCAAATGAATTGACAGGTATTATCTCAGAAGCACATTTTTTGCagctaaataaattgaattacttGTCTTTGTCTGCAAACTCACTCAGTTTCAATGTCAGTTCCAATTGGGTCCCTCCATTCCAGATTTCTGGAATGGATATGGATTCATGCCATTTTGGTTCTTCGTTTCCTGCTTGGCTTAAATCTCAAAAAGAGATGCAATATTTAGTTATCTCAAACTGTAGCATTTCTGGCTCTATTCCAAATTGGTTTTGGGGCAAGTCTGAGAATCTGGTATTTTTAAATGTTTCTTTCAATGATTTAGATGGGCAATTGCCAAATTCATTGAATTTAACTCTAGCAAAGATGATTGATTTCAGTCACAACCATTTCCAAGGACTCGTTCCTTTCATTCTTGCACCAAATGCCGTGCTACTAGATCTTTCCAATAATCAATTCTCTGGTCCTATGCCAAGCAATATTAGTCAAATGGTGCCCGCCTTATCCTACCTTTCTCTTTCCAGTAACCAGCTGAACGGTGAAATCCCAGCCTCAATTGGAGAAATGAAAAATCTTGAAA
This window harbors:
- the LOC110618952 gene encoding receptor-like protein EIX2, which produces MKTFPFLLLIFLLTGEYVCGGVAQLAQCNAADREALLDFKMGLNDSWNGLSSWQGTNCCQWSGISCDNTTGVVLSVDITPSSGYRLSGQIRPSLAELKFLKHLDLSSNDFNGTLPTFLGNMTSLLYLDLSRNDFKGEIPNSLGQLKNLTHLSLCYNSLQGLIPAFTGNLQQLAFLELNSNKLNGTLPDSLGQLSELIHLDVSSNELTGIISEAHFLQLNKLNYLSLSANSLSFNVSSNWVPPFQISGMDMDSCHFGSSFPAWLKSQKEMQYLVISNCSISGSIPNWFWGKSENLVFLNVSFNDLDGQLPNSLNLTLAKMIDFSHNHFQGLVPFILAPNAVLLDLSNNQFSGPMPSNISQMVPALSYLSLSSNQLNGEIPASIGEMKNLEKLDLSRNNLTGSIPSSIGNCPFLQVLDLQNNTFFGGIPTSLGQLSSLLTLRLSKNLFSGEIPSSLQNMSYLQTLDLSNNMLTGRIPPWIGETVFALIILSLRSNNFYGELPPALSNLTSLQILDLAENKFNGSFPASYGNIKAMTHLQNEAQRDLFLRDFYNEYMYAIKNGLELLYTKNLYLLTIMDLSGNNLSGELSSEITKLVGLKVLNLSRNHINGQIPENISELRELLSLDLSSNMLSGPIPQGMSSMSFLGSLNLSNNNLSDRIPYKGHMTTFDASSFAGNSGLCGEPLVLKCPDDDTNNHDDPGDGRKDEADDGNEFIDKWFYLSIGLGFAAEPGSFTSSGRLSE